A genomic region of Stigmatopora nigra isolate UIUO_SnigA chromosome 16, RoL_Snig_1.1, whole genome shotgun sequence contains the following coding sequences:
- the chpf2 gene encoding chondroitin sulfate glucuronyltransferase, with translation MRISSFLALFRPALPLILGLSLGCSLSLLMVSWTRLDSDDACGDRIAKGGKLYLGRGDVERDAGDGGRGEGGHDDFQPRILPYNKDPNQQHKKVLRTRYIHTELGIRDRLLVGILTSRATLNTLAVAVNRTVAHHFPRTFFFTGLRSPKVPHGMTVVAHGDDRPVWLMYETVRHLHREHGADYDWFLLAQDDTYMQARRLIRLAEHLSAGGDVYMGRAEEFIGGEEKARYCHGGYGYLLSRSLLARLQPHLDACRNDILSVRPDEWLGRCIIDYLGLSCVEVHQEMRYRYFEQGKNADPEREDSVDFQKAFTVHPVSEPNLMYRLHRRFSQLELDWTYLHIEQIQMQISNISSSTPEGPAALTWPVGIHSPFKPRTRFEVLNWDYFTEEHIHSCVDGSPKCELRGADRLDVSDVLELALERLNARYQPRLRFLKRRLLNGYRRFDPTRGMEYILDLAVDAYTQKGHSQVIAKRVYLLRPLSAVEIIPMPYVTEATRVQLILPVTAQEREHVAAFLDTYAANVLDTHDNALLTVLFVYDPFEAQRVSREDVFAGAKAAVGEAEKRYPDVKIPWISVKTEVPSQVKLMDVISKKHPLDTLFFLTSVWTEVNGDFLNRCRMNAISSWQVFFPVHFQEFSPALVQQPSASTNADSLRDGHFDRRVFDEACFYNTDYMSTRTKMAADALDNEELLESMDVYDVFVRYSGLHVFRAVEPALVQKYALRQCNPRFSEDIYHRCVLSNLEGLGSRSHLALALFEQEQANAM, from the exons ATGCGGATTTCATCGTTCCTGGCCCTCTTCCGACCCGCTTTACCGCTGATCCTCGGGCTGTCCCTGGGATGCAGCCTGAGTCTGTTGATGGTGTCTTGGACTCGCTTGGACTCGGATGATGCCTGCGGGGACAGGATAGCCAAAGGTGGGAAGCTCTACCTGGGTCGGGGGGATGTGGAGAGGGACGCCGGGGATGGTGGAAGAGGAGAGGGTGGACACGATGACTTCCAGCCTCGTATCTTACCTTATAACAAGGACCCCAATCAGCAGCACAAGAAAGTACTGAG AACCCGCTACATCCACACCGAACTGGGCATCCGCGATCGCCTCCTAGTGGGCATCCTGACCTCCCGCGCCACCCTCAACACATTAGCGGTAGCGGTGAACCGCACAGTGGCCCACCACTTCCCGCGTACCTTCTTCTTCACGGGCCTTCGCAGCCCTAAAGTCCCTCACGGCATGACGGTGGTGGCACACGGGGACGACCGCCCCGTTTGGCTGATGTACGAAACGGTGCGCCACCTGCACCGTGAGCACGGCGCCGACTACGACTGGTTCCTGTTGGCGCAGGACGACACTTACATGCAAGCGCGTCGTCTCATCCGATTGGCCGAGCACCTCAGCGCCGGGGGGGACGTCTACATGGGTCGTGCCGAGGAGTTCATCGGCGGTGAGGAGAAGGCACGCTACTGCCATGGCGGCTATGGCTACTTATTATCACGTAGCCTGTTGGCGCGTCTCCAACCTCACCTGGACGCCTGTCGTAACGATATTCTCAGCGTCCGGCCGGATGAGTGGCTGGGACGTTGCATCATCGATTATCTGGGACTGAGTTGCGTGGAGGTCCACCAG GAGATGAGGTACCGCTATTTTGAGCAAGGCAAGAACGCCGACCCGGAGCGGGAAGACAGTGTGGACTTTCAGAAGGCCTTCACCGTCCATCCCGTGTCAGAGCCAAACCTTATGTATCGTTTGCATAGGCGCTTCAGCCAGCTGGAACTGGATTGGACATATTTGCATATAGAGCAGATACAG ATGCAGATCAGCAACATAAGCTCATCCACCCCAGAAGGCCCGGCGGCCTTGACATGGCCGGTGGGCATCCACTCCCCCTTCAAACCACGCACCCGTTTCGAGGTCCTCAACTGGGACTACTTCACAGAAGAACACATCCACTCCTGCGTGGACGGCTCTCCAAAATGCGAGCTACGTGGCGCCGACCGCCTGGACGTATCCGACGTCCTCGAGCTAGCCCTGGAACGTCTCAACGCCCGCTACCAACCACGCCTTCGCTTCCTCAAACGCCGCCTCCTCAACGGCTACCGTCGCTTCGACCCCACCCGTGGTATGGAGTACATCCTGGACCTGGCCGTGGACGCTTACACCCAGAAGGGCCATAGCCAGGTCATCGCCAAACGGGTCTACCTGCTACGTCCACTTAGCGCCGTGGAGATCATCCCCATGCCCTACGTAACCGAAGCTACCCGAGTACAGCTGATCTTACCCGTCACGGCGCAAGAACGCGAACACGTGGCGGCGTTCCTCGACACGTACGCCGCCAACGTGCTAGACACACATGACAACGCTCTACTGACTGTCCTCTTCGTCTACGACCCTTTTGAGGCCCAGCGTGTCAGCCGAGAGGACGTTTTCGCCGGCGCCAAGGCGGCCGTGGGcgaggccgagaagcgataccCAGACGTGAAGATCCCGTGGATCTCAGTCAAGACGGAAGTGCCGTCACAAGTCAAGCTCATGGACGTTATCTCCAAGAAACACCCGCTAGATACGCTTTTTTTCCTGACTAGCGTGTGGACCGAAGTCAACGGCGACTTTCTCAACCGTTGTCGGATGAACGCCATTAGCAGCTGGCAGGTTTTCTTCCCCGTCCACTTCCAGGAGTTTAGCCCAGCGTTGGTTCAGCAGCCATCCGCCTCCACCAACGCCGACTCCCTACGGGACGGCCATTTTGATCGTCGTGTTTTCGATGAAGCTTGCTTCTATAACACCGACTACATGAGCACTCGCACCAAAATGGCGGCTGACGCGCTGGACAACGAGGAGCTGCTGGAGAGCATGGACGTGTACGATGTCTTTGTACGCTACTCGGGACTGCACGTTTTCCGCGCCGTGGAGCCGGCGCTGGTCCAGAAGTACGCCCTACGCCAGTGTAACCCGCGCTTTAGCGAGGACATTTACCACCGTTGCGTGCTAAGCAACTTGGAGGGACTCGGGTCTAGATCGCACTTGGCCTTGGCGCTATTTGAGCAGGAGCAAGCTAACGCCATGTAG
- the abcf2b gene encoding ATP-binding cassette, sub-family F, member 2b, which translates to MGCLAVRLATSSTRQSGHAKPLCSLNRYTSNKLVPTAQTTMPSDLAKKKAAKKKEAAKARQRTKKPEDMNGEGDGEQAESQPNEAISNGVNSLTKELDEFELAKTEARAVTGVLASHPNSTDVHISSLSLTFHGQELLVDTSLELNSGRRYGLIGLNGTGKSMLLSAIGHREIPIPEHIDIYHLTREMAPSEKTALHCVMEVDEQRIMLEKEAERLAHEDSECEKLMELYERLEELDADKAEVRASRILHGLGFSAAMQQKQLKDFSGGWRMRVALARALFIKPFMLLLDEPTNHLDLDACVWLEEELRSFKRILVLISHSQDFLNGVCTNITHLHQKKLKYYTGNYDQYVKTREELEENQMKRFNWEQDQITHMKNYIARFGHGSAKLARQAQSKEKTLQKMVASGLTEKVVNDKTLSFYFPPCGKIPPPVIMVQNVSFKYGDDMPHIYKDLEFGIDLDTRVALVGPNGAGKSTLLKLLMGELLPTDGMIRKHSHVKIGRYHQHLTEQLELDLSPLEYMMKCFPAIKEKEEMRKIIGRYGLTGKQQVSPIRNLSDGQKCRVCFAWLAWQNPHMLFLDEPTNHLDIETIDALAEAINEFDGGMMLVSHDFRLIQQVAQEIWVCEKQTITKWKRDILAYKEHLKSKIEKQQAHDI; encoded by the exons ATGGGATGTCTGGCGGTCCGGCTAGCGACGTCATCCACCCGGCAAAGTGGACACGCGAAGCCGCTGTGTTCCCTAAACCGCTATACTTCGAATAAG TTGGTACCAACAGCACAGACAACCATGCCTTCCGATTTAGCCAAAAAGAAGGCGGCGAAGAAGAAGGAAGCCGCCAAGGCCCGCCAGAGGACCAAGAAACCCGAAGACATGAATGGCGAAGGCGATGGCGAGCAAGCCGAGAGCCAACCCAACGAAGCAATCAGTAACG GTGTGAACAGTTTAACGAAGGAACTGGATGAGTTCGAGCTCGCTAAAACGGAAGCGCGCGctgtcacgggggtgctggcgTCGCACCCCAACAGTACCGATGTTCACATTAGCAGCCTGTCGCTAACTTTCCACGGTCAGGAGCTTTTGGTCGATACTAGCCTGGAGCTAAATTCGGGTCGGCGTTATGGCCTCATCGGTCTCAACGGAACAG GGAAATCCATGCTTCTGTCGGCCATTGGACACCGCGAGATCCCCATTCCCGAGCACATCGACATCTACCACTTAACCCGGGAGATGGCGCCCAGCGAGAAAACGGCGCTCCATTGCGTCATGGAAGTGGATGAGCAGAGGATTATGCTGGAAAAGGAAGCCGAGCGACTGGCGCATGAAGAct ctgaGTGCGAGAAGCTCATGGAGCTCTATGAACGTCTAGAGGAGCTCGACGCCGACAAAGCGGAGGTCCGAGCCTCCCGCATCCTCCACGGTTTGGGTTTCAGTGCCGCTATGCAGCAGAAGCAGCTCAAAGACTTCAGCGGAGGATGGAGAATGCGTGTAGCGCTTGCTAG AGCGCTTTTCATCAAACCTTTCATGTTACTGCTGGATGAGCCAACCAATCACTTGGACTTGGACGCCTGCGTGTGGTTGGAGGAAGAGCTTAGATC CTTTAAACGTATCCTGGTGCTGATCTCGCACTCGCAAGACTTCCTCAATGGCGTGTGTACGAATATCACCCACCTGCATCAGAAGAAACTCAAATACTACACG GGGAACTACGACCAGTACGTGAAGACCAGAGAAGAGCTGGAAGAGAACCAGATGAAGCGCTTCAACTGGGAACAGGACCAGATTACACACATGAAG AACTACATCGCTCGATTTGGTCACGGTTCCGCAAAACTGGCCCGACAAGCTCAAAGCAAAGAGAAGACGTTGCAGAAAATGGTGGCCTCAGGCCTGACTGAAAAAGTTGTCAATGACAAG acactgtcattttattttcctcCCTGTGGGAAGATCCCTCCTCCTGTTATCATGGTTCAGAATGTGAGCTTCAAATATGGTGACGACATG CCGCACATTTACAAAGACTTAGAGTTTGGTATCGACTTGGACACCCGGGTGGCTTTGGTGGGGCCCAACGGTGCTGGGAAGTCCACCCTGCTCAAGTTGCTCATGGGAGAG ctCCTACCCACAGACGGCATGATCCGCAAACATTCTCACGTCAAGATTGGCAGATATCACCAG caCCTGACAGAGCAGCTGGAACTGGATTTATCGCCCCTGGAGTACATGATGAAGTGTTTCCCCGCCATCAAAGAGAAGGAAGAGATGAGGAAGATCATCGGCCGCTATGGACTCACAGGGAAGCAGCAG GTGAGCCCCATCCGCAACCTGTCAGATGGGCAGAAATGCCGCGTTTGCTTCGCCTGGCTGGCCTGGCAGAACCCGCACATGCTTTTCCTGGATGAACCCACCAATCACTTGGATATCGAGACCATTGACGCATTGGCCGAGGCTATCAATGAGTTTGATGGCGGCATGATGCTCGTTAGCCACGACTTTAGGCTCATCCAGCAG GTTGCCCAAGAAATCTGGGTATGCGAGAAGCAAACCATCACCAAGTGGAAACGCGACATTTTGGCCTACAAGGAGCACTTGAAGTCCAAGATTGAAAAGCAGCAAGCGCATGACATTTAA
- the LOC144209928 gene encoding uncharacterized protein LOC144209928 yields MSSSGSQTIGQLFHTLGEMGFTPEQVQAAVQAGHFSVMDAAEWLLQGHEHPHHSLNKRSTGPAETAFSAFNAPKESQSSADSSDSPMMQKSSPPSRELPPIESRIKQDKSDFEEQQRQRVAQEARAERQQKKQERELVLKRIAEDRRSIQEKKSSQSGAEASTSGSPPTASQGQTLGGKVQTHVDNNCILMIRLPSGDSMRERFPADAPLRSVVEHISGRHPSLPNFSLLQGFPRKRFGEAELACSLRSLGLTPNAALCIQTTPPETPQDAVGPPPVGQERQSPAQADIVIPPLLPENVWEEAASLAGIPGGGLLHGPSHFWGRGQKLAPGNPDEACDVQLEEEEEDDEEGGEADDGEAQHLLNGMPRLPFLAENRNRGVFEPRHRWPEQGNRLREDEPAAEAEDGEERAAAAGQAAVERLQRAARREDPGNGGGGQPLPPKRSFKTPSVSSLCALATRATVQLMTAPSMQYSSSLAGLTPELAELLLAHMAEKRLLRPRNLELFFGCPLQKLVLNCYPYSTNELLRQLRAFTALKHLSLINSPLITDSGLSILSSLVKLQYLNLSSCCKLTDSCLQYITGLKSLCFLSLDQTKVTDAGVAQYLRSAPPSLTQLSLNQTTVGEATLAALPACAPQLRMLSIKQTKVSDVSALLSLTSLQTLNLDGTAATEDSLARLGAHPSLSSLSLAGVLVSDGDHVLQIISGLPLTHLTLPGRHSVKDAGLAFLSRLRMLVELDLTDYTQVTDQGVQHLCVMTRLRKLSLSNTQVTDAGLPSLRPLVELQELCLDRTAVGSRGVAALITCLPQLQVLGLASTQVGDNVARRGLIHCPQLLKLNLSRTRITDNGVKFFPRMHLTQVNLDNTGVTLMGVASLLASTCISSIRASNVRTIPLDEVSDEE; encoded by the exons ATGAGTTCCTCGGGCTCCCAG ACGATTGGGCAGCTATTCCATACGCTTGGCGAAATGGGTTTCACGCCAGAGCAGGTTCAGGCGGCTGTTCAAGCTGGTCATTTTTCTGTCATGGATGCAGCTGAATG gcTACTACAAGGTCATGAGCATCCACATCACAGCTTAAACAAGCGGTCAACGGGCCCGGCAGAAACAGCGTTTTCGGCTTTCAACGCGCCCAAAGAGTCCCAATCTTCGGCTGATT CAAGCGACTCACCAATGATGCAGAAGTCGTCACCCCCCTCCAGAGAGTTGCCCCCCATAGAGTCACGTATTAAACAGGATAAAAGTGATTTTGAGGAGCAGCAAAGGCAACGTGTGGCCCAGGAGGCTAGGGCAGAGCGACAACAAAAGAAACAG gaGCGAGAGTTGGTCCTTAAACGCATCGCCGAGGACCGGAGAAGCATCCAGGAGAAAAAAAGCAGCCAATCAGGCGCCGAGGCATCCACCTCCGGGTCTCCGCCCACTGCCAGTCAAGGTCAAACTCTTGGGGGCAAAGTTCAAACTCACGTGGACAACAACTGTATCCTAATG ATCCGGCTACCGTCCGGCGATTCCATGCGCGAACGCTTCCCGGCCGACGCGCCGCTGCGCAGCGTGGTGGAGCACATTAGTGGTCGCCACCCCTCCCTCCCCAACTTCTCTCTCCTCCAGGGGTTTCCACGGAAACGATTCGGGGAGGCCGAGCTAGCCTGCTCATTGCGCTCCCTGGGGCTAACGCCCAACGCCGCACTTTGTATTCAGACCACGCCCCCTGAGACGCCACAAGACGCGGTAGGACCGCCCCCCGTCGGGCAGGAACGCCAGTCACCCGCCCAAGCGGATATTGTCATACCCCCTTTGTTACCTGAGAACGTTTGGGAAGAAGCCGCTAGTTTAGCCGGGATCCCCGGAGGCGGGCTTCTGcatggaccctcccacttttgGG ggCGTGGCCAAAAGTTGGCTCCTGGAAATCCAGATGAAGCTTGTGATGTCCAActtgaagaggaagaggaggatgacgaAGAAGGAGGAGAAGCTGATGACGGAGAAGCTCAACATTTGCTTAATG GTATGCCTCGACTACCTTTCTTGGCCGAGAACCGCAACCGTGGCGTTTTCGAACCCAGGCACCGCTGGCCGGAGCAAGGCAACCGACTCCGGGAAGACGAGCCGGCGGCCGAGGCGGAGGACGGCGAAGAACGGGCGGCAGCCGCCGGACAAGCCGCTGTGGAGAGGCTACAACGGGCGGCGCGGCGAGAGGACCCCGGAAACGGCGGTGGGGGGCAACCACTGCCTCCCAAGAGGTCTTTCAAGACCCCTAGCGTCTCATCATTATGCGCTTTAGCTACGCGCGCCACCGTACAACTCATGACAG CTCCCAGCATGCAATACAGCAGCAGCCTAGCGGGCCTGACCCCCGAGCTAGCCGAACTGCTTCTAGCCCACATGGCGGAGAAGCGGCTACTCCGCCCACGTAATTTGGAGCTCTTCTTTGGCTGCCCGCTCCAAAAACTGGTCCTCAACTGCTACCCGTATTCCACTAACGAACTCCTGCGCCAGCTGCGCGCCTTCACCGCTCTCAAACACCTGAGCCTCATCAACTCGCCACTCATAACCG ATTCCGGCCTGTCCATTCTCTCCAGCCTAGTCAAACTGCAGTACCTCAATTTGTCCTCTTGCTGCAAACTCACCGACTCATGTCTCCAATACATAACAG gtCTGAAAAGTCTCTGCTTTCTGTCACTGGACCAAACCAAAGTGACGGACGCGGGGGTGGCACAGTACCTACGCTCGGCTCCGCCTTCCCTCACGCAGCTCAGCCTCAACCAGACGACGGTCGGCGAGGCGACGCTAGCGGCGCTGCCCGCGTGCGCGCCACAGTTGCGCATGCTAAGCATTAAGCAAACTAAG GTATCGGACGTATCAGCGCTTTTGTCACTAACTAGCCTCCAGACTCTCAACCTGGATGGCACGGCGGCGACGGAAGACTCCTTGGCTCGGCTGGGTGCCCATCCCTCACTGTCGTCCCTCAGCCTGGCGGGGGTGCTCGTGTCGGATGGCGACCATGTCCTCCAGATCATATCAG GCCTACCTTTGACTCACCTAACGCTACCGGGGCGCCACTCGGTGAAAGATGCCGGCTTGGCCTTCCTCTCGCGACTGCGCATGTTGGTGGAATTGGACTTGACGGATTATACGCAAGTCACGGATCAAGGAGTTCAGCACCTTTGCGTTATGACCAG GTTGAGGAAGCTGTCGCTAAGCAACACCCAGGTGACAGATGCTGGGCTACCTTCCCTGCGCCCCCTGGTGGAGCTGCAGGAGTTGTGCTTGGACCGGACGGCGGTGGGCAGCAGAGGCGTGGCGGCGCTGATCACCTGTCTGCCACAACTACAG GTCTTGGGCTTAGCTAGCACTCAGGTAGGCGACAATGTTGCAAGACGAGGTCTCATCCATTGCCCACAACTGCTGAAATTAAACCTCAGCCGCACTAGAATCACAGATAACG GTGTAAAGTTTTTTCCACGGATGCATCTGACACAGGTGAACTTAGACAATACAGGAGTGACCCTGATGGGTGTGGCCTCCCTGTTAGCATCCACATGCATTAGCAGCATCCGCGCTAGCAACGTGCGCACTATACCCCTCGACGAAGTATCCGATGAGGAGTAG